A stretch of the Thalassotalea euphylliae genome encodes the following:
- a CDS encoding YggN family protein, translated as MNVKRPLIASALFMSTLFAHQAQAEHCNVNFNYGVIIEPNHVRILDNGQTYVQINNDNQLFVRGREIPLEAQQTALISEFSKGIRSQVPEIVFIAIEGVEVGLKAVNKVIGGLTGENSASHRKLQEKFDDMQMRLRKKFNHSDKSYYIAPQDFDDFDEIFAGEFEQEIEEIVSESIGTILMAVGEAMANRDEETIEQRVSTFDDRLENMGEELKLEIGTRANQLEQKAEQFCQALSNLDKVETEMQVTISALQDFNLISSERYSHSE; from the coding sequence TTGAACGTAAAACGTCCCCTTATTGCCTCAGCATTATTTATGTCGACGCTATTTGCCCACCAAGCTCAGGCTGAGCACTGTAATGTTAATTTCAATTACGGTGTGATTATCGAACCCAATCACGTAAGAATCCTTGATAACGGCCAAACGTATGTGCAAATCAATAATGACAACCAACTGTTTGTGCGCGGTAGAGAAATTCCTTTAGAAGCGCAACAAACAGCACTAATCAGTGAGTTTAGCAAGGGAATACGCAGCCAAGTACCTGAAATTGTCTTTATCGCCATAGAAGGCGTTGAAGTGGGCTTAAAAGCGGTAAACAAAGTTATTGGTGGCCTAACAGGAGAAAACAGTGCTTCACACCGCAAACTTCAAGAGAAGTTTGATGATATGCAAATGCGTTTGAGAAAGAAGTTCAACCATAGCGATAAAAGCTATTACATTGCCCCGCAGGACTTCGATGACTTTGATGAAATATTTGCTGGTGAATTTGAGCAAGAAATTGAAGAAATCGTTTCTGAATCGATTGGCACCATATTAATGGCCGTAGGCGAAGCAATGGCAAACCGCGATGAAGAAACTATCGAGCAGCGAGTTAGCACTTTTGACGATAGGCTTGAGAATATGGGCGAAGAGTTGAAATTAGAAATCGGCACACGCGCAAATCAACTGGAGCAAAAAGCCGAGCAATTCTGTCAAGCCTTATCAAACCTAGACAAGGTTGAAACGGAAATGCAAGTCACGATTTCGGCACTACAAGACTTTAACCTGATCTCAAGTGAACGATACTCACACAGCGAATAA
- a CDS encoding ExbD/TolR family protein yields the protein MSKRRRDVQEHEADVDMTPMLDIVFILLIFFIVTTSFVKELGLEVTKPKSNKTPANANPTIVVSISDSGVVNFNGKLVDIERLPARIENFLAENSTTTAIVIPSAETRHADVVSVIDQIKTFDELTIAFGKTRL from the coding sequence ATGAGTAAAAGAAGACGCGACGTTCAAGAACACGAAGCAGATGTTGATATGACGCCGATGCTGGACATAGTGTTTATCTTGTTAATCTTTTTTATAGTAACGACCTCCTTTGTAAAAGAACTCGGTTTAGAAGTTACTAAGCCTAAATCAAATAAAACGCCTGCTAACGCCAACCCCACAATTGTTGTAAGCATTTCGGATTCTGGCGTCGTTAACTTTAATGGAAAGTTGGTTGATATCGAGCGGCTACCAGCCCGCATTGAGAACTTTCTTGCAGAGAACTCAACAACCACCGCCATTGTCATCCCATCAGCAGAGACAAGACACGCTGATGTCGTTAGTGTTATTGATCAGATTAAAACTTTTGATGAGCTTACTATCGCTTTTGGTAAGACTCGGCTTTAA